The Stieleria sp. JC731 genome has a segment encoding these proteins:
- a CDS encoding ECF-type sigma factor — MDEPQRYSNDADLQKFFDALARVRQGDDDAIAELWDRYFQQLVRLAAKRLPANLKRAGDEEDVALSAFHSFIAGIRRDQFPDLSGPDNLWGLLITLTSRKVNAHLRHQTRQKRGGGSVRGESVFVDPEQLNRNGGIGAIASDGNTADLTIELEEACNSLLDQLPDAQLRQIAVMRMDGFLVDEIAGRMGISKRATERRLQLIRRIWSEEADSDERDSSD; from the coding sequence ATGGATGAGCCCCAACGTTACAGCAACGACGCCGACCTGCAGAAATTTTTTGACGCCTTAGCACGAGTTCGCCAAGGCGATGATGACGCTATTGCCGAACTCTGGGACCGATATTTTCAACAGTTGGTTCGATTGGCAGCCAAGCGTTTGCCGGCGAACTTAAAGCGTGCTGGTGACGAAGAAGACGTAGCCCTGTCTGCATTTCATTCGTTTATTGCGGGCATTCGCCGCGATCAGTTCCCCGATCTTAGCGGGCCAGATAATTTGTGGGGGCTCTTGATTACCCTCACCAGCCGGAAAGTGAACGCCCACCTGCGACACCAAACTCGACAGAAACGTGGTGGCGGATCTGTTCGGGGTGAATCGGTCTTTGTTGACCCTGAACAACTCAATCGCAATGGCGGTATCGGCGCGATCGCAAGTGACGGGAACACGGCGGATTTGACCATTGAGCTGGAAGAAGCATGTAATTCTTTGCTGGATCAATTGCCAGACGCCCAGCTGAGACAGATTGCGGTGATGCGAATGGACGGATTCCTGGTCGACGAAATCGCCGGTCGAATGGGAATTAGCAAGAGGGCCACAGAGCGGCGGCTGCAATTGATCAGGCGGATTTGGTCTGAAGAGGCAGACTCGGACGAAAGAGACTCGTCTGACTGA